In a single window of the Dinghuibacter silviterrae genome:
- a CDS encoding type VI secretion system baseplate subunit TssG: MDQADFKAVVIAAALIENGVSPTDIVIRPAGGGIRNYSKDVISVKPAPEGDYVIIQTSREGLYDMLPEGLFHRPDPYSSVTGTDSILDAIKRRKQEEKEARQFFLPFESEMYFLRIMSELFEYRVDKRNLYADLIRLFTPEWAVLEYMELWQANVFLQFVPHLHNTRGDLTFLQRLLELIFQVPVRVGLRKQRSGSFPDALPLGACRLGVDFVAGSAWDDGEDEVYIALGPLTASQATGLLPGTRDATLLDQLTRYVVPAGMDIQISLELPPSERRMDFGEAPVLNYTAYLPA; the protein is encoded by the coding sequence ATGGATCAAGCCGACTTTAAAGCGGTGGTCATCGCCGCCGCCCTCATCGAAAACGGCGTCTCCCCCACCGACATCGTCATCCGCCCCGCCGGGGGCGGCATCCGCAATTATTCGAAGGATGTCATCAGTGTCAAACCCGCGCCCGAGGGAGACTACGTCATCATCCAGACCAGCCGGGAAGGATTATACGACATGTTGCCCGAGGGCCTTTTTCACCGGCCCGATCCCTATTCTTCCGTGACAGGCACGGATTCCATACTGGATGCGATCAAAAGGCGTAAGCAGGAGGAAAAGGAGGCTCGTCAATTTTTCCTCCCCTTCGAGTCCGAGATGTATTTCCTTCGGATCATGTCGGAGTTGTTCGAATACCGGGTCGACAAACGGAACCTCTATGCCGACCTGATCCGGTTGTTTACCCCGGAATGGGCGGTGCTGGAATATATGGAGCTCTGGCAGGCCAATGTGTTCCTCCAGTTTGTGCCCCACCTGCACAATACCCGGGGGGACCTCACTTTTCTCCAGCGGTTGCTGGAGCTGATCTTCCAGGTACCCGTACGGGTCGGGCTGCGCAAACAACGCAGCGGGTCCTTCCCTGATGCGCTTCCTTTGGGAGCGTGCCGGCTGGGGGTCGATTTTGTCGCAGGTTCGGCCTGGGATGACGGAGAGGACGAAGTATATATTGCGCTCGGGCCGTTAACCGCGTCCCAGGCAACGGGGTTGTTACCCGGGACGCGGGATGCGACCCTGCTGGATCAGCTCACGCGGTACGTCGTCCCCGCGGGGATGGACATACAGATTTCCCTGGAGCTGCCGCCGTCGGAACGGAGGATGGACTTCGGGGAGGCGCCGGTGCTCAATTACACGGCGTACCTGCCGGCCTAG
- a CDS encoding M13 family metallopeptidase, whose protein sequence is MNGTHRFALSLLAGGLLLTAGCRQKPDGTAKAYIDQTAVDSAVRPQDDFFTYANGGWIKHTEIPASQPAWGAIFSLSDQALGNMRTILDSLSKVSGLQKGTVAQQVADLYGSIMDSAVIEAKKLDPLKDELGMINAVKDVPGVWAEAGREYKEGNGTLFSFGVGADDKNSRMNVVHFSQGGLGLPNRDYYFNKDTSIQKVRDAYKTYIEKVFSLTGDDQATAAKKAGGVLDAEMALAKVSRTPVQLRDPNANYNRIAVSALPGMTGGLPWNDLLKELGAKTDTVLVGQPEFYKGLNEALKRLPLEEWKSYLTFHLIDNYEPVLGHEFQDAQFAYNHLLSGQSQQQERWKRASSLVDGLLGDALGQLYVQKYFPPEAKQRMLELVNNLQATYAEHIQSLDWMSDSTKKKALVKLNAITKKIGYPDKWKDYSSVTIDRGDAVGNVRQCGQYEYQRGLKKIGQPVDRSEWYMTPPTVDAYYNPTANDINFPAGILQPPFFYKDGDDALNYGAIGLVIGHEMTHGFDDQGRLYDADGNLKDWWSPEDAARFKQKANLVVQQYNGFIAVDTFHINGNLTLGENIADVGGLSLAYGAFKKTAQGKDTTLIDGLTPDQRFFRSFAQVWKVKSRPEVLRTQVMTNPHSTPQFRVNGPVSNLNAYYTTYNVQPSDKMYRPDSLRAHIW, encoded by the coding sequence ATGAATGGAACCCACCGCTTTGCCCTGAGCCTCCTGGCAGGAGGACTTTTACTCACCGCCGGCTGTCGCCAAAAGCCGGATGGAACCGCAAAGGCCTACATCGATCAAACGGCCGTCGATTCGGCGGTGCGTCCCCAGGACGACTTCTTTACGTATGCCAATGGGGGATGGATCAAACACACGGAAATACCGGCTTCCCAGCCTGCCTGGGGGGCTATTTTTTCGTTGAGCGACCAGGCGCTGGGCAATATGCGCACCATCCTGGACTCTCTTTCGAAGGTGTCGGGTTTGCAAAAAGGGACGGTGGCCCAGCAGGTCGCGGATCTTTATGGGAGTATCATGGATTCCGCGGTGATCGAGGCCAAAAAGCTGGACCCGTTAAAGGACGAGCTGGGGATGATCAACGCGGTAAAAGACGTACCTGGAGTATGGGCGGAAGCAGGCCGGGAGTATAAAGAAGGCAATGGAACGCTGTTCTCTTTTGGGGTCGGCGCCGATGACAAGAACAGCCGTATGAATGTGGTTCACTTCAGCCAGGGTGGGCTGGGACTTCCGAACAGGGATTATTATTTTAACAAGGATACTTCTATACAAAAGGTCAGGGATGCGTACAAAACTTATATAGAAAAAGTGTTTAGCCTGACGGGGGATGACCAGGCGACGGCTGCAAAAAAAGCGGGCGGGGTCCTGGATGCGGAAATGGCGCTGGCAAAAGTCTCCCGGACACCGGTACAGTTACGCGACCCGAATGCCAACTACAACAGGATTGCCGTCAGCGCCCTCCCGGGTATGACGGGCGGGTTGCCCTGGAACGACCTGTTGAAGGAGCTGGGGGCTAAAACGGATACCGTGCTGGTGGGGCAACCCGAATTCTACAAGGGGCTGAATGAGGCCCTGAAACGTCTTCCCCTGGAGGAATGGAAAAGCTACCTGACCTTCCACCTGATCGATAACTATGAACCCGTGCTGGGGCATGAATTCCAGGATGCCCAGTTTGCGTATAACCACCTCCTGAGCGGGCAGAGCCAGCAACAGGAGCGTTGGAAAAGGGCTTCGTCCTTGGTGGACGGGCTGTTGGGCGATGCGCTTGGACAGCTCTACGTGCAAAAATATTTCCCGCCCGAAGCCAAGCAACGGATGCTTGAACTGGTGAACAACCTCCAGGCGACGTACGCAGAGCACATCCAGTCGCTGGACTGGATGTCGGATTCCACCAAAAAGAAGGCCTTGGTCAAGCTGAACGCCATTACCAAAAAGATCGGCTATCCGGATAAATGGAAGGACTATTCTTCCGTGACCATCGACCGGGGCGACGCCGTGGGCAACGTCCGGCAGTGCGGCCAGTATGAGTACCAGCGCGGTCTCAAAAAGATCGGACAGCCGGTGGACCGTTCCGAATGGTATATGACACCGCCGACGGTGGATGCGTACTATAATCCGACGGCGAACGACATCAACTTCCCGGCGGGGATCCTTCAGCCGCCTTTTTTCTACAAGGACGGGGACGATGCCCTCAATTACGGGGCGATCGGGCTGGTGATCGGGCATGAGATGACCCATGGTTTTGACGACCAGGGCCGTCTGTACGACGCCGACGGGAACCTGAAAGACTGGTGGAGTCCGGAAGACGCCGCGCGGTTCAAACAAAAGGCCAACCTGGTGGTGCAACAATACAATGGCTTTATTGCTGTCGATACGTTCCACATCAACGGGAACCTTACGCTGGGCGAAAACATCGCGGACGTCGGGGGTTTGTCGCTGGCCTATGGTGCCTTTAAAAAGACCGCTCAGGGAAAGGATACCACGCTGATCGACGGTCTGACACCGGATCAACGGTTCTTCCGTTCGTTTGCACAGGTCTGGAAGGTCAAGTCCCGTCCCGAAGTGCTGAGGACGCAGGTCATGACCAACCCGCACTCGACGCCTCAATTCAGGGTCAACGGGCCGGTGTCCAACCTGAATGCTTATTACACTACCTATAACGTGCAACCGTCGGACAAGATGTATCGCCCGGACAGCCTGAGGGCCCATATCTGGTAG
- a CDS encoding glycosyl hydrolase 53 family protein: MCLQRLLTGAVLVPLFASAQNRSTLPEIVVTPYTTTIVAGGKDTALLKISLLDRQGAPLAANNVVRFSLTGDAQIRSVDGQRPDTAAHLMNGQLWVVLQAGTANGIVRFKVTGDSLQPGSTEIHTIHPGRPHPVTDGPPIAGNAIIREKIIGADISFLPQLEARGMKFYDKDGQPGDVLQIMHAHGFNYIRLRVFDHPEQPKGYSPGKGFCDYGRTAAMAQRIKAAGMKFLLDIHYSDYWADPQQQNKPAAWSGLDFATLKDSVYAYTKGLVAALAQQGTPPDMVQIGNEINHGLLWPDGGITNLDSLAQLLYAGIRGVKDASPSTTIMLHIALGGQNREARFFIDNMLARKVPFDVIGLSYYPRWHGTPDDLQANMTDLAHRYHKYVMVAEYSQLKTVVNDIAFTAPGKYALGTFIWEPLSTWESFFDRSGKATLLLDLYLPIAKKYGVR, encoded by the coding sequence ATGTGTTTACAAAGGCTTCTGACCGGGGCGGTCCTCGTCCCTTTGTTCGCGTCCGCGCAAAACCGGAGCACTCTTCCCGAGATTGTCGTTACGCCCTATACTACCACGATTGTGGCGGGTGGGAAGGATACGGCTCTTTTGAAGATCAGCCTGCTCGACAGGCAGGGGGCACCCCTCGCCGCGAATAACGTGGTGCGTTTTTCGCTGACGGGGGACGCGCAAATCCGGAGTGTCGACGGGCAACGTCCGGACACCGCTGCCCACCTCATGAACGGCCAGCTATGGGTCGTCCTCCAGGCCGGCACAGCCAACGGCATCGTCCGCTTCAAAGTCACGGGCGACAGCCTCCAACCCGGTTCTACCGAAATTCATACCATCCATCCCGGGCGTCCGCATCCTGTAACGGATGGGCCGCCCATCGCGGGAAACGCGATCATAAGAGAAAAAATCATCGGCGCCGACATTTCTTTCCTTCCACAACTGGAAGCCCGGGGTATGAAGTTCTACGATAAGGACGGTCAGCCCGGGGACGTGTTGCAAATAATGCATGCCCACGGCTTCAACTATATCCGCCTCCGCGTCTTCGACCATCCGGAGCAACCAAAGGGTTATTCCCCCGGCAAAGGGTTTTGCGACTACGGACGTACCGCGGCTATGGCACAGCGGATCAAGGCCGCGGGGATGAAATTTCTTCTGGACATTCACTACAGTGACTACTGGGCGGATCCGCAACAGCAAAACAAACCGGCAGCTTGGAGCGGCCTTGACTTTGCAACCCTCAAGGATTCGGTGTATGCCTATACTAAGGGTTTGGTAGCAGCCCTTGCACAGCAAGGCACCCCGCCCGACATGGTCCAAATCGGCAACGAAATCAACCACGGTCTGCTGTGGCCAGATGGCGGCATCACCAACCTGGACAGCTTGGCGCAATTGCTGTACGCCGGGATCAGGGGTGTCAAAGATGCCTCGCCTTCAACCACCATCATGCTGCACATCGCGTTAGGCGGCCAAAACAGGGAGGCCCGTTTTTTTATCGACAACATGCTTGCCCGAAAGGTTCCCTTCGACGTCATAGGCCTTTCTTACTATCCCCGCTGGCATGGCACCCCCGACGACCTCCAGGCCAACATGACCGACCTCGCGCACCGGTATCATAAATACGTGATGGTGGCCGAATACTCGCAGCTCAAGACCGTCGTCAACGACATCGCATTCACTGCTCCGGGGAAATACGCATTGGGTACGTTTATTTGGGAACCGTTAAGTACGTGGGAGTCGTTTTTTGACCGGTCGGGGAAGGCTACGCTGTTGCTGGATTTGTATCTGCCTATTGCGAAGAAATATGGGGTGCGTTAA
- a CDS encoding ABC transporter permease translates to MQKILYIEWMKVRSYRAFWILAGLFVVCVFGLNYIAFAIHASVSEKTGKEVGQALLGGPFDYPDVWNTLCWMSGWLLFIPGLIVITIVTNEYTFRTHRQNIMDGWTRTQFITVKLLWVVVLSLLAVLSALLSVLLFGAFGGTSFTVAGMQSLVYLFVESLTYMLVALLMGTLIRRSGLAIGMFFLYLFVFKYVLSLTLNHYTGEFQLGDYMPVSISDTLLSFPFLKPALKGKLPSPPPVYVLLLGSAVYMALFYWIMLRRIKTADL, encoded by the coding sequence ATGCAAAAGATACTCTACATAGAATGGATGAAAGTGCGCTCCTACAGGGCGTTTTGGATTCTCGCCGGGCTTTTTGTCGTGTGCGTGTTCGGGCTGAATTACATTGCCTTTGCGATACACGCCTCCGTGAGTGAAAAGACCGGGAAAGAAGTTGGCCAGGCCTTGCTGGGCGGCCCCTTCGACTACCCTGATGTATGGAATACGCTTTGCTGGATGTCCGGTTGGCTCTTGTTCATCCCCGGTCTGATCGTCATCACCATCGTGACCAACGAGTACACCTTCCGCACCCACCGCCAAAACATCATGGATGGCTGGACGCGGACACAGTTCATTACGGTAAAACTCCTTTGGGTAGTGGTCCTGTCGCTTCTGGCGGTACTGTCGGCCCTGTTATCGGTGTTGTTGTTTGGGGCTTTTGGCGGCACTTCTTTTACCGTCGCCGGGATGCAAAGCCTGGTTTATTTGTTTGTGGAGTCGCTGACCTATATGTTGGTGGCCTTGTTGATGGGGACGCTTATCCGCCGGTCCGGTCTGGCCATCGGGATGTTCTTTTTATATCTGTTCGTGTTCAAATACGTGTTGTCCCTCACGCTCAACCACTATACCGGTGAGTTCCAGCTCGGGGACTACATGCCGGTAAGTATATCGGACACCTTGTTATCATTCCCGTTTCTAAAACCGGCGCTGAAGGGTAAGCTGCCTTCCCCGCCGCCTGTGTATGTGCTTCTCCTGGGGAGCGCGGTGTACATGGCGCTGTTTTATTGGATCATGCTTCGCAGAATAAAAACTGCCGACCTCTAA
- a CDS encoding ABC transporter ATP-binding protein — MTILSVNGLSKRYGAITALRDVSFEVPQGAVFGILGPNGSGKTTLLGILMDVLKPNAGTFQWFGHVPTADDRRRIGCLLETPNFYHYLSARRNLEITASIKGHGFGEIDAVLDRVGLLSRKDTDFSTFSLGMKQRLAIGASLLGSPEVMVLDEPTNGLDPVGIAEIRELIKSLSREGKTILMASHLLDEVEKVCTHMALLKKGELLTTGRVSDILAQGDIVECKAPAGARDVLAAFPGVQAVQTQDGLLELVFAETGVSLGRINEYCFSHGIILEHLALKRKSLEARFLELTQN, encoded by the coding sequence ATGACCATTCTTAGTGTCAACGGATTGAGCAAACGTTACGGAGCCATCACCGCCCTTAGGGATGTTTCTTTCGAGGTGCCGCAGGGCGCCGTTTTCGGGATCCTGGGGCCCAACGGGAGTGGAAAGACCACGCTCCTCGGGATATTGATGGACGTCCTGAAGCCAAATGCAGGGACGTTTCAATGGTTTGGCCACGTCCCTACGGCGGACGACCGCCGGCGGATCGGCTGTCTCCTGGAAACCCCCAACTTTTACCACTACCTGTCCGCCCGCCGGAACCTGGAGATCACCGCGTCCATCAAGGGGCACGGCTTTGGAGAGATCGACGCCGTGCTGGACAGGGTCGGTCTTTTGTCGAGGAAAGACACGGACTTTAGTACTTTTTCCCTGGGGATGAAACAACGCCTGGCCATTGGCGCCAGTCTTTTGGGGTCCCCGGAGGTCATGGTCCTGGACGAGCCGACCAATGGCTTGGATCCGGTCGGCATCGCGGAGATCCGGGAGCTGATCAAATCGCTCAGCAGGGAAGGCAAGACCATCCTCATGGCGAGCCATTTGCTGGACGAGGTGGAAAAGGTGTGTACGCACATGGCCCTGCTCAAAAAGGGAGAGCTGCTGACCACGGGCAGGGTGAGCGACATCCTGGCGCAGGGCGATATCGTGGAATGCAAGGCACCGGCCGGCGCCCGGGACGTCCTGGCCGCCTTTCCCGGTGTACAGGCCGTACAGACCCAGGATGGACTTTTGGAGCTGGTCTTTGCGGAAACAGGGGTCTCCCTTGGCAGGATCAACGAGTATTGTTTTTCCCATGGGATCATCCTGGAACACCTGGCCCTCAAACGCAAAAGCCTGGAGGCCCGCTTCCTTGAACTCACCCAAAACTAG
- a CDS encoding TssN family type VI secretion system protein, whose amino-acid sequence MDIPSLFTGYLLLPLMAAIAMVVMSVLNKRNRLLNNRRIIIFVLLTALCLGIPGFLGALNFFFLPWGFLACEVIYLALGALAVHQLSLHYKDARKGLVFFMGLIACLLGAYLFRLAFNWVNGLGYGWLAATSVVAFLVPPVFWWTYMALASIPSEIYDVWYYPKNEARIDIEHLDFDRMKVLEIELYKLPENASPLKVKVKAPPNMEFGAWFRKFIDDYNQKFPSSGIHYVSETGETYGWIFYVKRSFFARRTFMDPSLSVEDNRVTEKDQIYARRVVLQTAEAGGEDRMVIL is encoded by the coding sequence ATGGATATCCCATCCCTTTTTACAGGGTACCTCCTCCTACCACTGATGGCCGCCATAGCTATGGTGGTGATGAGCGTGTTGAACAAACGCAACCGCTTACTAAACAACCGCAGGATCATCATTTTTGTCTTGTTGACTGCCCTTTGCCTGGGGATCCCCGGTTTCCTGGGCGCCCTGAATTTCTTCTTCCTTCCCTGGGGTTTCCTGGCCTGCGAGGTCATTTACCTGGCGTTGGGGGCGCTGGCGGTACACCAATTGTCGCTTCACTATAAGGACGCCCGCAAAGGGTTGGTTTTTTTTATGGGGTTGATCGCTTGTTTGCTGGGCGCGTACCTTTTCCGGCTGGCCTTTAACTGGGTCAACGGGCTGGGGTATGGATGGCTGGCCGCGACGTCTGTGGTGGCTTTCCTGGTCCCCCCGGTTTTCTGGTGGACCTACATGGCCCTGGCGTCCATCCCCTCGGAGATCTATGACGTGTGGTATTATCCAAAAAACGAAGCCCGGATCGACATCGAACACCTGGATTTCGACCGCATGAAGGTCCTGGAAATCGAATTGTACAAATTGCCGGAAAATGCCTCCCCCCTGAAGGTAAAGGTGAAGGCACCTCCCAATATGGAATTCGGCGCCTGGTTCCGTAAGTTTATCGACGACTACAACCAAAAGTTCCCGTCCAGCGGGATTCACTACGTTTCGGAAACGGGGGAAACCTATGGCTGGATCTTTTACGTCAAACGATCTTTCTTTGCCCGCCGGACGTTTATGGACCCTTCTTTGTCGGTAGAAGACAATAGGGTGACGGAAAAAGACCAGATCTATGCCCGCCGCGTGGTCCTCCAGACGGCCGAAGCGGGTGGAGAAGACAGAATGGTGATCCTGTAA
- a CDS encoding YukJ family protein: MPIKLYGALTGKISALMDSVAAQEKDPNSKPHYMVEVNVSGALYRAAINVLSDDNPPDLQFYMDDNYTHPILQLVKGFTPGLFTLKSKPGTGALDYVQENLFDISKMSIIPPMDGPNGRDLDDIMNQRFGRAQTEGALVYFLGSCYMDTTADQFFGFTPAYGIHNIHMNQGSTGSFKRENGPYQDGATLIHYPSDDTWCAMFTKFQSQEVG; encoded by the coding sequence ATGCCCATCAAGCTTTATGGCGCTCTGACCGGCAAGATCTCGGCGCTTATGGACAGCGTGGCTGCCCAGGAGAAAGACCCCAACAGCAAACCCCACTACATGGTGGAAGTCAATGTTTCCGGCGCCTTGTACCGCGCCGCGATCAACGTATTGTCGGACGACAATCCCCCCGACCTGCAGTTCTACATGGACGACAATTACACGCATCCCATCCTGCAACTGGTCAAAGGTTTTACGCCCGGCTTGTTCACCCTTAAGTCCAAACCCGGTACCGGCGCCCTGGACTACGTACAGGAAAACCTTTTTGACATCAGCAAGATGTCCATCATTCCCCCCATGGACGGCCCGAACGGCCGGGACCTGGACGACATTATGAACCAGCGTTTCGGACGCGCGCAAACCGAAGGGGCCTTGGTGTATTTCCTGGGGAGCTGTTACATGGATACGACGGCGGATCAATTTTTCGGGTTTACCCCGGCTTATGGAATCCACAACATCCACATGAACCAGGGAAGCACGGGTTCCTTCAAAAGGGAAAACGGGCCATACCAGGACGGCGCTACTTTGATCCACTATCCATCGGATGATACGTGGTGCGCGATGTTTACGAAATTTCAAAGCCAGGAGGTCGGCTAG
- a CDS encoding STM3941 family protein, which yields MTQTFQIPYNRWLIGFLTFFWAAAAIVCAFYWKKEGGGWPFPVITLFLLVILYYLVRRLLWPAVQGEPALELTPEGLQDNIKGVRITWGNIEGFALIHVGRGSNYIRVDLTDNQEFLDQVKNPVRSWLYRLRQNMTGSPFVIPTTLLQGGDRSIVGALEAYKKEMHDHS from the coding sequence ATGACGCAGACGTTCCAAATACCCTATAACCGCTGGCTTATCGGGTTTTTAACCTTTTTCTGGGCCGCCGCCGCCATCGTGTGCGCATTCTACTGGAAAAAAGAGGGCGGAGGCTGGCCCTTTCCGGTGATCACGCTTTTTTTGCTGGTGATCCTTTATTACCTTGTACGCCGCCTGTTGTGGCCCGCGGTGCAGGGAGAACCCGCCCTGGAGCTGACACCGGAAGGGCTGCAGGACAACATCAAGGGGGTCCGGATCACGTGGGGGAATATCGAAGGTTTCGCCCTGATCCATGTGGGCAGGGGCAGCAACTACATACGGGTGGACCTTACAGACAACCAGGAATTCCTGGACCAGGTCAAAAACCCGGTGAGGTCATGGCTCTACAGGTTACGACAAAACATGACGGGCAGTCCCTTCGTCATCCCGACGACCTTGTTGCAGGGTGGCGATCGTTCCATCGTGGGGGCGCTCGAAGCGTATAAAAAAGAAATGCATGACCATTCTTAG
- a CDS encoding type VI secretion system baseplate subunit TssF, with amino-acid sequence MQELRYHSSKEQIRGRLLRHAADFWNLPSATDLDPLVQVLIEGLASELYNVSADMQYTESRLLEKLAGLLTPDLMTMPLPAHALVQARPVENVEILEAGFALRRQTADKGADAWFTPARETPVYNAGIVLLASGNKVTGPSGRPLRAQPGKRLEPYTLWIGLDLPKDIDTLPPLSFYIHSRYEALTEDWYRLLPLSGWKIQGHSLDMRAGLPGDDPDEWLRAFDPLAVRLRDIERYYQAHFLHATPLPLEGGPLPYPPSWKDIFLAADLATLRDPLWWIEVTFPSSIGLQGLEELEVQLNTFPAVNRRLHKIHHRFKGIGHIIPLRPEPGSLFLGVHRLTDSKGRVYEPVPLHPEGGQTPGTYSLRSGGAERFDQRNAREIIDYLFELLRDESAAFSSYGFDFLTQALKSLQQGLTLVEQKARQTLSDITEGTRYIVVKPLDPHETMHLEYWTTQGYLPLQLQSGTPLTQSEGSRLRAGSIRLVTRPVGARTAPGPADRLQAYKYALMTRDRIVTEEDIRLFLRQELGERLGTVVIRKGVMVSQHPKEGLRKTIDVILTDAAFSDDEWPHLSRDLAEKLAARSGIQQYYRILLQ; translated from the coding sequence ATGCAGGAACTCCGTTACCATTCTTCCAAGGAACAAATCCGCGGCCGTTTGCTCCGCCACGCGGCCGACTTTTGGAACCTGCCGTCGGCGACCGATCTGGACCCGCTGGTCCAGGTGCTGATCGAGGGGCTGGCGTCGGAATTGTATAATGTATCCGCGGACATGCAGTATACCGAGAGCCGGTTGCTGGAAAAACTGGCAGGGCTCCTGACACCGGACCTGATGACCATGCCGTTGCCGGCGCATGCGCTGGTGCAGGCACGGCCGGTCGAAAACGTGGAAATCCTGGAGGCGGGGTTTGCGCTGCGTCGCCAGACGGCCGATAAAGGCGCCGACGCCTGGTTTACCCCCGCCCGCGAAACCCCGGTGTATAACGCAGGGATCGTCCTGCTGGCCTCGGGGAATAAAGTTACCGGGCCCAGCGGCCGCCCCCTCCGCGCCCAGCCCGGAAAACGGCTGGAGCCTTATACCCTTTGGATCGGGTTGGACTTGCCGAAGGACATCGATACACTGCCGCCCCTTTCATTTTATATACATTCCCGGTATGAGGCACTAACCGAGGATTGGTACAGGCTTCTTCCGCTCAGCGGGTGGAAGATCCAGGGACATTCCCTGGACATGCGGGCGGGGTTGCCCGGCGATGATCCCGATGAATGGCTCCGGGCTTTCGATCCGCTGGCGGTACGGCTGCGCGACATCGAACGGTATTACCAGGCCCATTTTTTACACGCGACCCCGCTGCCATTGGAAGGAGGTCCCCTGCCCTACCCGCCCTCCTGGAAAGACATTTTTCTCGCGGCCGACCTGGCCACCCTCCGCGACCCGCTTTGGTGGATAGAAGTGACGTTCCCTTCCTCCATCGGTCTCCAGGGACTGGAAGAACTGGAGGTGCAACTCAATACTTTTCCCGCGGTCAACCGCAGGCTTCATAAAATCCACCACCGTTTTAAGGGGATAGGCCACATCATCCCACTGCGACCGGAACCCGGGTCTCTTTTTTTAGGGGTGCACCGGTTGACGGACAGCAAAGGCCGGGTATATGAACCCGTGCCGCTTCATCCCGAAGGCGGTCAGACCCCGGGGACATACAGCCTCCGCAGCGGGGGTGCGGAGCGCTTCGACCAACGCAACGCACGGGAAATCATCGACTACCTGTTCGAGCTCCTCCGGGATGAAAGCGCCGCCTTTTCCTCCTATGGATTCGACTTCCTGACACAGGCGCTCAAAAGCCTCCAGCAGGGGTTGACGCTGGTGGAGCAAAAAGCCCGGCAGACCTTGTCGGACATCACGGAGGGCACACGGTATATCGTGGTCAAACCGCTTGATCCCCATGAAACCATGCACCTGGAATACTGGACGACGCAGGGGTATCTGCCCTTGCAGTTGCAAAGCGGTACACCGCTTACTCAGTCCGAAGGGAGCCGTCTTCGCGCGGGCAGCATCCGTCTGGTTACCCGCCCCGTGGGCGCGCGGACCGCGCCGGGACCGGCCGACCGTCTCCAGGCCTACAAGTACGCCCTTATGACCCGGGACCGGATCGTCACCGAGGAAGACATCCGGCTTTTTCTCCGGCAGGAGCTGGGGGAACGGCTGGGAACCGTCGTGATTCGTAAAGGGGTCATGGTCTCCCAGCACCCAAAGGAAGGGTTGCGAAAAACCATAGACGTCATCCTGACGGATGCTGCGTTTTCCGATGATGAATGGCCCCACCTGTCCAGGGACCTGGCCGAAAAACTGGCGGCCAGGAGCGGAATCCAGCAATACTATAGGATCTTACTCCAATAA
- a CDS encoding RpnC/YadD family protein codes for MGMGLEGRQPKQVNQYDKVLKENIEVILPGIMKHVVGVEPETVEGLPDGVQHTRERRPDVLRKVTDRKGNTFILQIEFQTRNDPEMVCRMAEYHIVLWRKYKLPAKQYVIYISEGKLDMPEELSLENFYFRYHLLSLLSVDYRLFLESPRPEEKMMALLGDFGSQDSAEVTNEIARQVIGATEGSLNRQRYLQQMRILAKLRKLVSLNSSNMLWGEITRYILEETDITTDPLYQKGEELGKAEKSREVVKKLLALKMFEDKEIANLAGVPEAFILEVKTNLKRRKKSR; via the coding sequence GTGGGGATGGGATTGGAGGGGCGGCAGCCGAAACAGGTCAACCAGTATGACAAGGTACTCAAGGAAAACATCGAGGTAATCCTGCCGGGTATTATGAAGCACGTCGTTGGTGTAGAGCCTGAGACCGTCGAGGGGTTACCGGACGGGGTGCAACACACCCGGGAGCGGAGACCGGATGTATTGAGAAAAGTGACGGATCGTAAGGGAAATACGTTTATACTTCAGATCGAGTTTCAGACCAGAAATGATCCGGAAATGGTGTGCCGGATGGCGGAGTACCACATCGTACTTTGGCGTAAATATAAGTTGCCTGCAAAGCAATATGTTATTTACATTTCGGAGGGAAAACTCGACATGCCAGAGGAGTTAAGCCTGGAGAATTTTTACTTTCGGTATCATCTTTTATCGCTTTTATCGGTGGATTACAGACTGTTCCTGGAGTCCCCGCGGCCGGAGGAGAAAATGATGGCGCTTCTGGGAGATTTCGGGAGCCAAGACTCTGCAGAGGTTACGAACGAGATCGCTCGTCAGGTCATAGGTGCAACCGAAGGGAGTTTGAACAGGCAAAGGTATTTGCAGCAAATGCGCATTTTAGCAAAACTGCGTAAATTAGTATCGTTAAATTCATCCAACATGTTGTGGGGAGAAATCACGAGATACATTCTTGAAGAAACGGACATCACAACGGACCCTTTGTATCAGAAAGGGGAGGAACTAGGCAAGGCCGAAAAAAGTCGTGAGGTCGTGAAAAAACTTCTAGCCTTGAAAATGTTCGAGGACAAAGAGATTGCGAACCTTGCGGGCGTGCCGGAAGCCTTCATTCTCGAAGTAAAAACCAACCTCAAACGCCGGAAGAAATCCCGCTAA